From Rhodococcus sp. B7740:
TCTGCGGTGACGCAGTCTTCGGTTGTTCCACCGCCGTGGGCTGTACCGGTTCTGCCTTGGGCGCTACCGCCGCGGGCGCGGGTTGCGGCTCGGCTCTTCTCACCGGCGGAGCCGCCGAGGTCTTCTTGGCAGGTACGCGCTTGGCCGGCGCAGGCGGAGTTGCCGCGTTGCGGGTGATGCGCAGTTCCTCGGCTTCGTAGGGCAATTCGTCGTTGACGCCCTTCGGGCTGATCGTGACCGTGTTGCCGTCGATCGACACGACCTTCGCCGAGGTGCCGTCGGGCAGCCCGAGGCTCGGGTTCGGTTCACGGAGATAGACGGTGGCACGACGCCCCTCGGCCAGCGCCGCCGCCAGTGTCGTCAGATTCTCGGGGGTCAACGAATCGTTCACGGCGCGCCCACGGGGTGGCATTCGACTACCGACCTTTCTCGAAAGTGTTTGCGAATACTGTCGCACAGATGCAGGTGAGATGCGGCCGGGCAGCGCAGAGCGCGTCGGATCGACGCATCGAGAGGCAATTTGTCTGTTAATCCAAGTAACTGTAACCACAAGTAACTGTTACTTGGATTAACACTTAGATTGAGGGTGACCGAGAAGGTCGATGACTCTGACCCTATACGACAGCCGTCACGCGCGCCGCCCGAGCCCACTCCAGGTGTCGTCGAC
This genomic window contains:
- a CDS encoding DUF6319 family protein, which codes for MPPRGRAVNDSLTPENLTTLAAALAEGRRATVYLREPNPSLGLPDGTSAKVVSIDGNTVTISPKGVNDELPYEAEELRITRNAATPPAPAKRVPAKKTSAAPPVRRAEPQPAPAAVAPKAEPVQPTAVEQPKTASPQSSSPRRVKKAPGGISVTIHAGADNDWSVTVTQGAKRPTKAQPVSPESVSRAVRELGDPTARDAVEAVISHAREEAARRVAELSRQLEEARTTLAALEQDV